A window of Accipiter gentilis chromosome 24, bAccGen1.1, whole genome shotgun sequence contains these coding sequences:
- the F8 gene encoding coagulation factor VIII isoform X4 has product MMLVGALHNLLFLCLVGEGISKVRRYYIGAVETAWDYTHSDLLSVLQAPAGVSGHPDPRHPILDVPPRYRKAVFVEYPDASFTQPKPKPAWMGLLGPTIRAEVYDTVVVMFKNLASRPYNLHAVGVSYWKASEGAGYEDETSQPEKEGDRVDPGKTHTYIWEIQENKGPTDGDSPCLTHSYSSNTDSVKDINSGLIGALLVCRPGTLANDGNEDMRQEFVMLFAVFDEGKSWYTEPSSPAGPQPLPYNRTELHTINGYINGSLPGLTLCLKKQVHWHVIGLGTGPEVHSIFFEAHTFLVRSHRLSSLEISPATYLTAQTMPGTAGSFRMFCQILSHHQAGMEAIVKVEECLEERLVKMGKLSDEPEDMDYPEEDEETYHVIQVRSFAKERPVTWTHYIAAEEMDWDYAPVKPVSLDRNMTSLFLEAGPQQIGSKYKKVMFVEYEDATFKKRKVSDQLDKGILGPVIKGEVGDQFKIVFRNLASRPYNIYPHGLTSVRPYHAMKPSQDKDVKDFPIPPGQSFTYSWRVTTEDGPTQADPRCLTRFYYSSINPVRDMASGLIGPLLICFKKSMDQRGNQIMSDNMRLVLFSVFDENRSWYLEENIRRFCTDAAHVDTQDPQFYASNVMHTINGYVFDNLQPKLCLHEVVYWYVLSVGAQTDFLSIFFSGNTFKHNMVFEDVLTLFPFSGETVFMSLEKPGIWTLGCLNPDFRDRGMHAKFTVLQCQHEQYPDGEDYVDFEEEEGAFDFQPRAFSKRKRWYRPCVNEQLNITSSRNETEKPTLCLTEPSHGALLSNGRISDPPSNGTSTLLGKIPHPPDISMFSLPETKYEPVSYESFLEDEELSKIISQDEGFGALPPGEHLASVSGRVLGTVSSEGQQRLHQAIQTPGDTLAGKKETKISEVQEPVKRTIVQSGGTLDILEPEPLKTTTHATSLWDSIAYAASKAPLQENRSSFHQNDLERNLGLQGTSSQGAEDKLLRGVDKISLNLYKSKQTINTELALSTDHNSSSTLDNPSASSDKTEDNRTSHTVVHSHTKESNYSSNELDVRLEKRPHKVVLQGVYESFERENVSFSDLGPSNPVQEQILTDESNSLPAKSGTEQEASELAKGTSLLETTFAHTNDLEPSNYVMTEERDELILEEVFQDATATKELPEMDKLAFPESNIVANDTRQFPNPFLNSPEQFLRHRNPAPSVSGPDRRPRQARSMESKGLMHGLGLPNISWPGSRDPLSKGNKAEQDLASQTPETAVNKKAAKACGPHPPFCSTHFKKTFLISSDTLPEVMVAQQSLEEKSNMVEGRLHMGRDTPQALLGDSADKMHPEERPSTDEGVQNSSEGAQHSGRSFPMQGALGSKVAMAASSSETQAAAVAADLASNWDPVSFGAAGHTGGSQSAALAEMQLGKGAVWGAPGSKKVQGRSQMEEETNSVEQLGQFSPQPQQLKANVMEDYVPESTSGQSPEEIPMKPASKENYSLSPGSLAHNHSTTKKTAKYMQASPDGWQVLSGEDVLRETRKREDQGLGEPKEDQESNSTAGKRNHAPGHRERPLLNNGTYLSPSRLKADKPDYDEYGDTEQTMEDFDIYGEEEHDPRSFQGEVRQYFIAAVEVMWEYGNQRPQHFLKAIRDPWSARRKPFQQYRKVVFREYMDDSFTQPLLRGELDEHLGILGPYIRAEVEDVIMVTFKNLASRPFSFHSTLQAYEEMQGATQGGDVVKPGELRKYSWKVLPQMAPTTQEFDCKAWAYFSNVDLEKDLHSGLIGPLIICRRGVLNFVFRRQLAVQEFSLLFTIFDETKSWYFRENMERNCRPPCHIQQDSPDFKRNHSFHAINGYVSDTLPGLVMAQQQRVRWHLLNMGSTEDIHSVHFHGQVFSIRTSQEYRMGVYNLYPGVFGTVEMWPSHAGIWRVECKVGEHQQAGMSALFLVYNLNCRNALGLASRHIADSQITASGQYGQWAPYLARLHNTGSINAWSTDRSNAWIQVDLLHLMIIHGIKTQGAHQKFSSLYISQFVVFYSLDGQRWRKYKGNATSTQMLFFANVDATGVKENHFNPPIIARYIRINPTHYSIQTTLRMELIGCDLNSCSVPLGMENRGIPNQRISASSYSTNLFSSWSPSQARLNLQGRTNAWRPKV; this is encoded by the exons tGTGTCAGGGCACCCAGACCCACGGCACCCCATACTTGATGTCCCTCCCCGGTACAGGAAGGCCGTGTTTGTGGAGTATCCTGATGCCTCGTTCACACAGCCCAAGCCCAAGCCAGCGTGGATGG GTCTCCTGGGCCCCACCATCCGAGCAGAAGTCTATGACACGGTGGTCGTCATGTTTAAGAACCTGGCCTCTCGCCCATACAACCTCCACGCCGTCGGGGTGTCCTACTGGAAGGCGTCAGAGG GTGCAGGGTATGAGGATGAGACCAGCCAGCCAGAGAAGGAGGGTGACAGGGTGGATCCGGGGaagacacacacatacatctGGGAAATCCAGGAAAACAAGGGCCCAACGGATGGTGACTCACCATGCCTGACCCACTCCTACTCTTCCAACACTGACAGTGTGAAGGACATCAACTCCGGTTTGATTGGAGCTCTGCTCGTGTGCCGACCTG GCACCCTGGCGAACGATGGGAACGAGGACATGCGGCAAGAGTTTGTAATGCTCTTTGCAGTGTTTGATGAAG ggaaAAGCTGGTACACTGAACCCAGCTCCCCAGCAGGTCCTCAGCCCCTGCCTTACAACAGGACAGAGCTGCACACCATCAATGGCTACATCAATGGCTCATTGCCTG GTCTCACACTGTGCCTCAAGAAGCAGGTCCACTGGCATGTGATCGGGTTGGGCACTGGGCCAGAAGTCCACTCCATCTTCTTCGAAGCCCACACTTTCCTGGTGAGAAGCCACCGTCTCAGCAGCCTAGAAATCTCTCCTGCCACATATCTCACAGCCCAGACCATGCCAGGAACAGCTGGCTCCTTTCGGATGTTCTGCCAGATTCTGTCCCATCATCAAG CTGGCATGGAGGCCATTGTGAAAGTGGAGGAGTGTCTGGAGGAGCGCCTAGTGAAGATGGGGAAGCTGTCAGATGAGCCAGAAGACATGGATTACCCTGAAGAAGATGAGGAAACATACCATGTGATCCAAGTGCGCTCTTTTGCCAAAGAGAGGCCTGTGACCTGGACTCACTACATTGCAGCTGAAGAAATGGACTGGGACTATGCCCCCGTGAAGCCAGTGTCTCTGGACAG AAACATGACAAGCCTGTTCCTGGAGGCTGGCCCTCAGCAGATCGGTTCAAAGTATAAGAAAGTGATGTTCGTGGAGTACGAGGATGCAACCTTCAAGAAGCGCAAGGTGTCAGATCAACTGGACAAGGGAATTCTGGGGCCTGTCATTAAGGGGGAGGTTGGAGATCAGTTTAAG ATCGTGTTCAGGAACCTGGCAAGCCGACCGTACAACATCTACCCTCACGGCCTCACCAGTGTAAGGCCATACCATGCCATGAAGCCCTCTCAAG ATAAGGATGTGAAGGACTTTCCTATCCCCCCTGGCCAGTCATTCACCTACAGCTGGAGGGTCACCACTGAGGATGGGCCAACGCAGGCAGATCCTCGCTGCCTCACCCGTTTCTACTACAGCTCCATCAACCCGGTCCGAGACATGGCCTCAGGCCTGATTGGGCCCCTTTTGATCTGCTTTAAGAAGTCCATGGATCAGAGGGGAAATCAG ATAATGTCAGACAACATGAGGTTGGTGCTCTTTTCAGTCTTTGATGAGAACCGCAGCTGGTACCTGGAGGAGAACATCAGGCGGTTCTGCACTGACGCAGCCCATGTGGATACCCAGGACCCCCAGTTTTATGCCTCCAACGTGATGCACA CTATTAATGGCTATGTGTTTGACAACCTCCAACCAAAACTCTGCCTGCATGAAGTTGTGTACTGGTACGTCCTGAGTGTTGGGGCCCAAACAGATTTCCTCTCCATCTTCTTCTCTGGAAACACATTCAAGCACAACATGGTCTTTGAGGACGTGCTTACCCTTTTCCCATTTTCTGGAGAAACGGTCTTCATGAGTTTGGAAAAGCCAG GCATCTGGACTCTGGGGTGCCTGAATCCTGATTTCAGAGACCGAGGGATGCATGCCAAGTTCACAGTCTTGCAGTGCCAGCATGAGCAATACCCTGATGGGGAAGACTATGTGGattttgaggaggaggaaggtgcctTTGACTTCCAACCCAGGGCCTTCTCTAAAAGAAAGAGGTGGTACAGGCCATGTGTGAATGAGCAACTGAACATCACCTCTTCCAGAAATGAGACAGAGAAGCCAACATTGTGCTTGACAGAACCCAGCCATGGGGCCCTCCTGAGCAATGGCAGGATTTCTGATCCTCCTTCCAATGGCACATCAACACTTTTAGGAAAAATCCCACATCCACCTGATATTTCCATGTTTTCTCTGCCAGAGACAAAGTATGAGCCAGTGTCCTATGAGTCCTTCCTGGAAGATGAAGAATTGTCAAAAATCATCAGCCAGGATGAAGGGTTTGGAGCTCTCCCACCTGGAGAACACTTGGCAAGTGTCAGTGGAAGGGTCCTTGGTACGGTGAGCTCAGAAGGTCAGCAACGGCTGCACCAAGCCATACAAACTCCAGGAGATACTCTGGCAGGAAAGAAGGAGACAAAAATCTCAGAGGTTCAGGAGCCAGTAAAAAGGACAATAGTCCAGTCTGGTGGTACATTAGACATCCTGGAACCAGAGCCTCTGAAGACAACTACTCATGCAACTAGCTTGTGGGACTCAATTGCTTATGCTGCTAGCAAAGCTCCTCTTCAAGAGAACAGGAGCTCATTTCACCAGAATGACCTGGAGCGCAATCTGGGACTTCAAGGCACATCTTCACAGGGTGCTGAGGACAAGTTGCTAAGAGGGGTTGATAAAATATCCTTAAATCTATACAAGTCAAAGCAGACAATCAATACAGAACTGGCTTTAAGTACTGATCATAACTCTTCCTCCACACTGGACAATCCTTCTGCATCTTCAGACAAGACAGAAGACAACAGGACTTCTCATACTGTGGTTCACAGTCACACCAAAGAAAGCAATTATTCTTCAAATGAGCTAGATGTAAGGCTGGAAAAAAGACCTCACAAAGTGGTTTTGCAAGGCGTTTATGAAtcttttgaaagggaaaatgtttctttctcagaCCTGGGACCCAGCAATCCTGTACAGGAACAAATCCTCACAGATGAGAGTAACTCCTTGCCTGCAAAAAGTGGCACAGAACAAGAAGCCAGTGAACTTGCCAAAGGCACAAGCCTTCTTGAAACCACCTTTGCACACACCAATGACCTTGAGCCTTCCAACTATGTAATGACAGAAGAGAGGGATGAATTAATCTTGGAGGAAGTGTTTCAGGATGCTACAGCTACTAAGGAATTGCCAGAGATGGACAAGCTTGCCTTTCCTGAATCAAACATTGTGGCCAATGACACAAGGCAGTTCCCAAATCCTTTCTTAAACAGCCCTGAGCAGTTTCTGAGACACAGAAATCCAGCCCCGAGTGTGAGTGGCCCTGACAGGAGGCCTCGACAAGCCAGGTCAATGGAGAGCAAAGGCTTGATGCATGGTCTGGGTCTTCCCAACATCAGTTGGCCTGGCAGCAGGGATCCCCTTTCTAAGGGTAACAAAGCAGAGCAGGATCTGGCCAGCCAGACCCCTGAGACAGCAGTGAACAAGAAAGCCGCAAAGGCATGTGGACCTCATCCCCCTTTTTGCAGCACTCACTTCAAAAAGACGTTCTTGATATCAAGTGACACTTTGCCTGAGGTGATGGTGGCCCAGCAAAGCCtggaagaaaaatcaaacatGGTTGAAGGGAGACTACACATGGGCAGAGATACTCCACAGGCTCTGCTTGGAGATAGTGCTGACAAGATGCATCCTGAGGAGAGGCCAAGCACAGATGAGGGTGTACAGAATAGCAGTGAGGGGGCCCAGCACAGTGGACGCTCCTTCCCCATGCAGGGAGCACTGGGGAGCAAGGTGGCAATGGCAGCAAGCAGCTCAGAaacacaggctgctgctgtggctgcagacCTGGCCTCAAACTGGGACCCAGTCTCCTTTGGAGCAGCGGGACACACTGGGGGCTCGCAGAGCGCAGCTTTGGCTGAGATGCAGCTGGGCAAAGGTGCTGTCTGGGGGGCTCCTGGGAGTAAGAAAGTTCAGGGGAGAAGCCAGATGGAGGAGGAGACAAACTCTGTGGAGCAGCTAGGTCAGTTCAGTCCTCAGCCTCAGCAGCTCAAGGCCAATGTCATGGAGGACTATGTGCCTGAGAGCACATCTGGGCAAAGCCCAGAAGAAATTCCTATGAAACCAGCTTCCAAAGAGAACTATTCCCTGTCTCCAGGCAGCCTTGCTCACAACCACAGCACTACCAAAAAAACAGCCAAATACATGCAGGCCAGTCCGGATGGATGGCAGGTGCTCAGTGGGGAAGACGTCCTCAGAGAAACCAGGAAGAGAGAGGACCAGGGCCTAGGAGAGCCTAAGGAAGATCAGGAAAGCAACAGCACAGCTGGGAAGAGGAACCATGCCCCAGGACATAGGGAGAGACCACTATTGAACAACGGGACCTATTTAAGCCCCTCGAGGCTAAAGGCTGACAAGCCAGACTATGACGAGTATGGTGACACAGAGCAGACCATGGAGGATTTCGACATCTATGGGGAAGAGGAGCATGACCCACGCTCCTTCCAGGGGGAGGTACGGCAATACTTCATTGCAGCGGTGGAGGTGATGTGGGAATATGGGAACCAGAGACCCCAGCACTTCCTAAAAGCCAT CAGGGACCCCTGGAGTGCCAGGAGGAAGCCTTTCCAGCAGTACCGCAAGGTGGTTTTCCGAGAGTACATGGATGATTCCTTCACACAGCCGCTGCTGCGAGGAGAGCTGGATGAGCACTTGGGCATCCTCGGGCCATACATCAGGGCAGAAGTTGAAGATGTCATCATG GTTACATTCAAGAACCTGGCCTCGCGGCCCTTCTCATTCCACTCCACACTGCAAGCCTATGAGGAGATGCAGGGTGCAACACAGGGTGGAGATGTGGTGAAGCCTGGCGAGCTCCGGAAGTACTCCTGGAAAGTCCTGCCCCAGATGGCACCCACCACACAGGAGTTCGACTGCAAGGCCTGGGCTTACTTCTCCAACGTGGACTTG GAGAAGGACCTGCACTCAGGCCTCATTGGGCCACTGATCATCTGCCGCCGTGGCGTGCTGAACTTCGTTTTCAGGCGGCAGCTGGCTGTGCAGGAGTTCTCCCTGCTCTTCACCATCTTTGATGAAACCAAAAGCTGGTACTTCCGGGAGAACATGGAGAGGAACTGCCGCCCTCCCTGCCACATCCAGCAGGACAGCCCTGACTTTAAAAGAAACCATTCCTTCCACG CCATCAACGGCTATGTGAGTGACACACTGCCTGGGCTGGTGATGGCTCAGCAGCAACGGGTCCGATGGCACCTCCTGAACATGGGCAGCACTGAAGATATCCACTCCGTCCACTTTCATGGGCAGGTGTTCAGCATCAGGACTAGCCAGGAGTATCGCATGGGAGTCTACAACCTTTATCCTG GTGTCTTCGGGACGGTGGAGATGTGGCCCTCACATGCCGGGATCTGGCGGGTAGAGTGCAAAGTGGGAGAGCACCAGCAAGCTGGGATGAGTGCTCTCTTCCTCGTGTACAACCTGA ACTGCCGAAACGCCCTTGGCCTGGCCTCACGCCACATTGCAGATTCTCAGATCACAGCTTCAGGGCAGTATG GGCAGTGGGCTCCTTACCTGGCCAGGCTGCATAACACCGGCTCCATCAATGCTTGGAGCACTGACCGCAGCAACGCCTGGATCCAG GTGGACCTTTTGCATCTCATGATTATTCATGGCATAAAAACCCAAGGGGCCCATCAAAAGTTCTCCAGCCTTTACATCTCCCAGTTTGTTGTCTTCTACAGCCTTGATGGGCAAAGGTGGAGGAAATACAAGGGGAATGCCACTAGCACCCAGATG CTGTTCTTTGCAAATGTGGATGCAACCGGAGTGAAAGAAAATCACTTCAACCCTCCAATCATAGCCCGGTACATCCGCATTAACCCCACCCACTACAGCATCCAGACCACACTGCGTATGGAGCTCATCGGCTGCGATCTGAACA GCTGCTCTGTGCCCCTAGGAATGGAGAACAGAGGGATCCCTAACCAGCGCATCTCCGCGTCCTCCTACAGCACCAACCTCTTCTCCAGCTGGTCACCCTCACAGGCCCGCCTGAACCTGCAGGGGAGGACCAACGCATGGAGGCCAAAG GTCTGA